A window of Sphingobacterium kitahiroshimense genomic DNA:
TGGTTCGAGCTATCTTTTGCTGTTGTTTTAATGTTGGTTTTGGTCGAATCTAAATCCCTCCAGAATACAATATTATCCTTTTCATCGGTAATGATTGCAGGAACTGCTAGACTATCTCTTACCGAGTAGACGAACGTTATAAATTCATCGTCAACATCTGGCATGGTCATAATACTTTTTGTACTCATTGCCCATACTTCTGCTTTTGTTCGCTCTACCTTTGATAAATTTCGAACAAGGTAATTTGTGTACAAAAGCGAAGCCGCCGCGATGATGGCCGCGAAAATAAGCAAGAAAAATTTCCAACGTTGTTGGTTGTATTGATACGGATTCATATAAGTGATCAGGAATCTTGTTGCCGCAAATTAAGTAATTAAATGAAATTTACCTTTATCGGCAACATTTATCTATTCATAAACTCCCTGTTTTATTATTTTATTGTGGTTATCAGTGCTATAGTTTCATTGAAATGAAAATTTTGTGGTAATTTTGTGTCATGAGTTCTGAAAGAAAAGTAAGAGTGCGTTTTGCACCAAGTCCTACAGGTGGATTGCACCTTGGAGGAGTTCGTACAGCTTTATTTAATTATTTGTACGCGCGTAAACATCAAGGAGATTTTATTTTGCGTGTTGAAGATACTGATCAGACACGATTTGTTGCTGGTGCAGAAGAATATATTAATGAATGTTTAGCTTGGTGTGGCTTAACACCAGATGAAAGTCCTCTTAAAGGTGGCGATTTTGGACCCTATCGTCAAAGTGAACGAAAACCTTCTTATCGCCAATTTGCGGAACAATTGATAGAAAAGGGATATGCTTATTATGCATTTGATACTTCGGCTGAATTGGATGAACAACGAAAAGAACAACCGAATTTCCGTTACAGCCATGAAAATAGATTGAAACTTAGAAATTCATTAAGTTTATCACAAGAAGAAACAGCAGAACTATTAGCCGCAGGTACACCCCATACGGTTCGTATCAAAGTACCAACAGATGAAACCGTTTCTTTTAATGATATGATTCGTGGACAAGTAAGTTTTGATACTAATCTTATTGATGATAAGGTTTTGTTAAAAGCTGATGGAATGCCTACTTATCACTTAGCTGTTGTCGTCGATGACAAAGCAATGGAGATTTCTCACGTTTTCCGAGGGGAAGAATGGTTACCTTCTGCTCCTGTACATGTTTTATTATGGGAATATTTAGGATGGAATGATGAAATGCCAAAATGGGCACATTTACCATTAATATTGAAGCCCGATGGTAATGGTAAATTGAGTAAGCGTGATGGTGACCGATTAGGTTTTCCTGTGTATGCTATGAATTGGAAAGATGCGCAATCAGAGACTGTAACGCAGGGATTCCGTGAAATGGGATTTTTGCCGGAAGCATTTGTCAATATGTTAGGTGTACTGGGATGGAATGATGGCACAGAACAAGAATTGTTTTCTTTAGATGAATTGATCGCAAAATTCTCGGTAGAGCGTATTAGTAAAGCTGGAGCAAAATTTGATTTTGAAAAGGCGAAATGGTTCAACCATGAGTGGATCAAAAAATCGTCTAACGAGGATTTATTGCCACAGATTAAAGCCCTGTTAACATTGCATAACGTGCAAAAGGTAGACGATCATTTTGTTACTGAAGTTTTAAGTGCAGTGAAAGAGCGTTTGACTTTTGTTTCGGATTTTTGGGAACAAGCATCATTCTTCTTTGTACAACCAGAAAATTATGACCTAGCTGCTGTTAAACCTAAATGGTCTGCTGAGAAAACGGATTTCTTTCAGAAAGTTAATAGCGAATTTGGTAAATTTGAGTCTTGGGATGCTTCAGCATTGGAAGCGTACTTTAAAGGTGCTATTCAGGAGTCAGGCATGAAAATGGGTGAATTGATGATGCCTTTCCGTATTATGTTAGTGGGAGGTAAATTTGGTCCAGATGTGTTCCAAATCGTTTCATTATTAGGACAAGAAGAAGTAATAGCTCGTGTTAATAAAGCTTTAGTAGCTTTTACAGCTGAATAAGAGCACTGATATATATGATAAGCCCCCCATGCGTTGTATGGGGGCTTTTTTTGAGCAACTAACCCAGTAGCTCTTGAATATCTTCTGAAGAGAGTGATTTGATAAAACTTTCTTCAGTGGTAATTAAACTTTGAGCAATGGAACGCTTCCTGTTTTGCATTGCAAGTATTTTCTCTTCGACAGTATCTTTTGAGATGAATTTGTATATAAAGACATTTTTTGTTTGTCCAATACGGTGGGATCTATCAACAGCTTGTTGCTCCACAGCAGGATTCCACCATGGATCTAAAATAAATACGTAGTCCGCTTCAATAAGGTTTAGGCCTACACCGCCGGCTTTGATGGATATTAAAAACAGCTTGGTGTCTTTATCTTCTCTAAATTGACTAACAGCTTCGTCCCTATTTTTTGTGCTTCCATCCAAGTAGGCATAATTAATACTTTTTTTGTCAAAATAGCTTCTGAAAATATTCAACTGCTTGACGAATTGAGAGAAAATCAATACTTTATTACCATTTTGAAGTACTTTTTCAAGTGTTTCTATGACAGTATCGAATTTACCCGAATTGCCTGTGTATTCCTGATCAACCATTTTCGGGTGGTTGGCAAGTTGTCTCAATTTAATCAATCCTTGTAATAATGCGATCTGATTTGATTTTGCTTTTCCTGCGAGCTGATTGTCTAAAATGGCATTACGATATTCCGATTTAACCTTTTCATACAGTTCATGCTGTTTCTCTGACATTTCGCAGTAAAGGACCTGTTCCGTTTTTGGAGGTAATTCCGTTGCTACTTGATCTTTAGTTCTACGTAAAATGAACGGTTTAACTATAGTTTGAAGTCTTTTTGCTTTTTCTTCATCCTTTTTCTTTTCGATTGGTTGAACAAATTCTTTTTGAAAATAAGTATAACTACCCAAGAGGCCTGGATTTGTAAAATGCATCTGTGTCCATAAATCAGAAACTGAATTTTCTACGGGTGTTCCGCTTAATGCTAATTTATGTTGACTTTTTAGACTTTTGATCGCTTTAAATGATTTTGATGTTGGATTTTTAATGTTTTGACTTTCATCTAGGATGATATAGTTGAAGTAAAACTGATTTAAAAATTCCTCATCAATACGAGTGATACCATATGTAGTAATGACCAGATCATACGGAGAAAGCAACTGTGGGTCTTTTAATCTATTATTTCCCGTATGCAGATAAATCTTAAGATCAGGAGCAAATTTAGTAGCCTCATTTTGCCAATTGTAAATTAATGAGGTTGGCAATATTAGTAAAGATGTTCTGACAGCATGGTCTGCTATTAATATTTCTTTTTGATGTTGCAGTAGGGCTAATGTTTGAATAGTCTTACCAAGACCCATATCATCTGCCAAGCATCCTCCAAATTTATATTGCTGTAAGAAATTGAACCAATTGTAGCCAGCCCTTTGATAAGGTCGGAGTTGACCATGAAAATTTTTAGGTAATGGTGCATCAGCGATTTCTTCGAAATCAGCTAATTTTTTTAATTTTCGACTAAAGGTAAGTTCTGTATGTTCACTGATTTCATACAGCAAACCCAGATGAATTTTATTTAATTTTAATTCATTCTTATCCCTAGAGAATTGAAATAAGTGATTGTATTGTGCAAACCACTCTTCAGGTATCATCGCAATCTCTCCATTGGGTAAAGTAAATTCTTTAATGTTATGAAGGATATGATGGCGCAATTGAATAAAAGGAATTTCAAAAGGACCAAATTTTGCGATCGCTTTGATATCAAACCAGTCGTTATCCTCATTGATGGATATATCAATGGAAGTTTGGCCGATGAAGAATTTCTTTTCGGCTACATCCTGAATGATTTCAAATCCTTTTTCCCGCAATACCAAATCATTTTGACTTATCCAATCAAAAATAGAAGGCCGTTTTCCAAGTATTTCTTTTGGCAGTAAATCATTAGAGTGGGGATATAGTTTTTCTAAACCAAGCTCAGTAATGATCTTTGCCTGATTTTCTTCCCAAATAATCGATCTTTTTATACGATGGAAAGTATACAGATCATTTTCCTCATCATATTCCATACGTACATTGACCTTATTGTCTTTTCCAGACGAAAAGATATAAGGCCCATATTGAAACTGCAATTCAACATGCGAATCACCTTCCTCATGATAGATTAATTTTAATATTGGGTTGGCATTATGTTGATGGGTTTTGATCTCAAAGCCTTCAGCATATACATTATATTTCTCTATTAAGCTACAAACAAAAGTTTCAAAATATTTTTTCTCGGTACTTCTGGATACAGATATGAATCTTTTATTTAAAAAAGGGCTGAGTTTTTTCCCCTCTAATTGTTGGTCGAAGTGGAATAGGGTATTGTTTAAAAGTAGCCAAGCTTGTTCATTGACAATGACTTGTGCGTTCTTAAACATGAATTCCATACGATGGTCTTCATATTTAATCGTTGGAAAATAGCGGGTTTCCTCTTCATTTCTTCTAAAATGGAAAAGTACGGAAGCGGGTTGAGGAGCGATCAATAGTTTTTGATCTGCAGGATAACCATCTTTGCTCATGAGGAATATAGGCTTCTCTCCAACAAGGGCAAAGAATTGTAACAATACCTGATCAATTTTTGTTCTTAATAATTCATACAGATTTTTATCAAATACTTTTGAAAAAAAGTCTACGGGTCTTATTGCTTTTTTATGGAACTTTTTAATAAGGCTTGTTTGCTCAATTTCATCTAATAATCGGATTAATTTATAATCCAATTCATCGACCGCTTGCGCATATTCATTGACTGTATTGCTAAATACGCGTTGATATCGAAGTGAATATGTCCCATTTGGATTTAACTTAACCACATGTGGTTCTATTAAATAGCCCAAGTAAGGATGTTCGCAGATTGAATAAACAATTCGGTGTGATGAAGATAACTTTGTTTGTTGCATTAATATATTCGTACCTCTAAAAAGGTTTCTAATATACAGATTAATCTATATGATGTGGCTAAAATTTGTTAATAAATTTATGCTCAATGAACATAAACGTGGATTTTGTTTATGTTCATCAAGTAATATTTGACTTTTTAATAAATTTTTTGGTCAGTCAAAGATGGGGAATTAAATCATTCCTTCGAAAACAAATGTGGCAGGGCCCTTCAGGTAAACTTCTGTAAAGGAAGTTCCGTCTTTAAGAAAGGAAATATACAATTGACCTCCTAATACACGGATAGGTATTGTTATTTGTCCATTTAGATTTTCGTGAAGAGCTATAGTCATCGCTGCTGCAGTTGCTCCGGTGCCACAAGCAAATGTTTCATCTTCAACACCTCGTTCAAATGTACGTAAGAAATATCCGGAGTCGCCTTCTTTTTCGATAAAATTGACGTTGATACCCTCTGTTTTGTAGATCTCATTGTTTCGAATCTCATAACCT
This region includes:
- the gltX gene encoding glutamate--tRNA ligase, encoding MSSERKVRVRFAPSPTGGLHLGGVRTALFNYLYARKHQGDFILRVEDTDQTRFVAGAEEYINECLAWCGLTPDESPLKGGDFGPYRQSERKPSYRQFAEQLIEKGYAYYAFDTSAELDEQRKEQPNFRYSHENRLKLRNSLSLSQEETAELLAAGTPHTVRIKVPTDETVSFNDMIRGQVSFDTNLIDDKVLLKADGMPTYHLAVVVDDKAMEISHVFRGEEWLPSAPVHVLLWEYLGWNDEMPKWAHLPLILKPDGNGKLSKRDGDRLGFPVYAMNWKDAQSETVTQGFREMGFLPEAFVNMLGVLGWNDGTEQELFSLDELIAKFSVERISKAGAKFDFEKAKWFNHEWIKKSSNEDLLPQIKALLTLHNVQKVDDHFVTEVLSAVKERLTFVSDFWEQASFFFVQPENYDLAAVKPKWSAEKTDFFQKVNSEFGKFESWDASALEAYFKGAIQESGMKMGELMMPFRIMLVGGKFGPDVFQIVSLLGQEEVIARVNKALVAFTAE
- a CDS encoding DEAD/DEAH box helicase yields the protein MQQTKLSSSHRIVYSICEHPYLGYLIEPHVVKLNPNGTYSLRYQRVFSNTVNEYAQAVDELDYKLIRLLDEIEQTSLIKKFHKKAIRPVDFFSKVFDKNLYELLRTKIDQVLLQFFALVGEKPIFLMSKDGYPADQKLLIAPQPASVLFHFRRNEEETRYFPTIKYEDHRMEFMFKNAQVIVNEQAWLLLNNTLFHFDQQLEGKKLSPFLNKRFISVSRSTEKKYFETFVCSLIEKYNVYAEGFEIKTHQHNANPILKLIYHEEGDSHVELQFQYGPYIFSSGKDNKVNVRMEYDEENDLYTFHRIKRSIIWEENQAKIITELGLEKLYPHSNDLLPKEILGKRPSIFDWISQNDLVLREKGFEIIQDVAEKKFFIGQTSIDISINEDNDWFDIKAIAKFGPFEIPFIQLRHHILHNIKEFTLPNGEIAMIPEEWFAQYNHLFQFSRDKNELKLNKIHLGLLYEISEHTELTFSRKLKKLADFEEIADAPLPKNFHGQLRPYQRAGYNWFNFLQQYKFGGCLADDMGLGKTIQTLALLQHQKEILIADHAVRTSLLILPTSLIYNWQNEATKFAPDLKIYLHTGNNRLKDPQLLSPYDLVITTYGITRIDEEFLNQFYFNYIILDESQNIKNPTSKSFKAIKSLKSQHKLALSGTPVENSVSDLWTQMHFTNPGLLGSYTYFQKEFVQPIEKKKDEEKAKRLQTIVKPFILRRTKDQVATELPPKTEQVLYCEMSEKQHELYEKVKSEYRNAILDNQLAGKAKSNQIALLQGLIKLRQLANHPKMVDQEYTGNSGKFDTVIETLEKVLQNGNKVLIFSQFVKQLNIFRSYFDKKSINYAYLDGSTKNRDEAVSQFREDKDTKLFLISIKAGGVGLNLIEADYVFILDPWWNPAVEQQAVDRSHRIGQTKNVFIYKFISKDTVEEKILAMQNRKRSIAQSLITTEESFIKSLSSEDIQELLG